From Candidatus Binatia bacterium:
CGATGCCCAGAACCCGCCCGCAGTATGCGGCCGATTTGCGTGATCGCTTAGTCGATTTGGTTCGCAACGGCCGATCCCCTGAAAAACTGGCTGAAGAGTTCGAACCCTCTGCTGCAACGATCCGCAACTGGACGAAGCAGGCCGAGCGCGACGGGGGCAAGAGAAAGGACGGACTGACGACCGACGAGCGCGAGGAACTGCGCGGGCTGCGCCGCGAGAACCGTCGCCTGCGCGAGGAGGTCGAGA
This genomic window contains:
- a CDS encoding transposase; this translates as MPRTRPQYAADLRDRLVDLVRNGRSPEKLAEEFEPSAATIRNWTKQAERDGGKRKDGLTTDEREELRGLRRENRRLREEVEILGKATAWFAKEFGGTPKRRSNS